The following proteins are encoded in a genomic region of Streptococcus sp. 29892:
- a CDS encoding threonine aldolase family protein — MLHFENDYNKGAHPVLLEALVASNQEGLSGYGTDKYTQSAIEKIRLATNCPHAQVTFFAGGTQTNQILISSMLASYEGVIAADTGHISTHEAGAIEFSGHKVLTLPHHEGKITASEVDNFIKDFYADANHAHMVHPGMVYISHPTEYGTLYSKSEMEDLSQVCRQHNIPLFLDGARLGYGLAARDTDLDLQAIAELTDVFYIGGTKLGALLGEALVFTKNNQPKNFVSIVKHHGALLAKGRLIGVQFDRLFTDDLYLELGRHAISMAEQLTQILEDKGFQFYFKSPTNQQFVIVKNEELPKLTEAGIVYSFWEKYDNNQSIIRFATSWSTSQEDIDELRKIL, encoded by the coding sequence ATGTTACATTTTGAAAATGATTACAACAAAGGTGCTCACCCAGTCCTGCTTGAAGCCTTGGTTGCTAGCAACCAAGAAGGTTTATCTGGCTATGGAACGGATAAATATACCCAATCTGCTATCGAAAAAATTAGACTTGCGACTAACTGTCCTCACGCACAGGTTACTTTTTTTGCAGGTGGTACGCAGACCAATCAAATCCTTATTTCTTCAATGTTAGCTTCTTATGAGGGTGTGATTGCCGCAGATACAGGCCATATTTCTACACATGAGGCTGGCGCCATTGAATTTTCTGGACACAAGGTGTTGACACTGCCGCATCATGAAGGGAAAATAACGGCAAGTGAGGTTGATAACTTCATCAAGGATTTCTATGCCGATGCTAATCATGCCCATATGGTTCATCCAGGTATGGTTTATATTTCCCACCCGACTGAATATGGTACACTTTATAGCAAATCAGAGATGGAAGACTTGTCCCAAGTTTGCCGGCAGCACAATATTCCGCTCTTTTTAGACGGTGCTCGCTTGGGTTATGGTCTTGCTGCACGCGATACGGATCTTGATTTGCAGGCCATAGCAGAGCTGACAGATGTCTTCTACATCGGAGGGACAAAACTTGGTGCCTTGTTGGGAGAAGCTCTTGTATTTACAAAGAATAATCAGCCAAAGAATTTTGTATCTATTGTCAAACATCACGGTGCCTTGTTAGCTAAGGGACGATTGATTGGGGTCCAGTTTGATCGATTGTTCACTGATGACTTGTATCTTGAATTGGGGCGTCATGCTATCTCAATGGCAGAGCAACTCACACAGATTTTGGAAGATAAAGGATTTCAATTCTACTTCAAATCACCAACCAATCAGCAGTTTGTCATCGTCAAAAATGAAGAGTTGCCAAAACTGACTGAAGCAGGAATTGTTTACAGTTTCTGGGAAAAATACGATAATAACCAAAGTATCATCCGCTTTGCAACCAGCTGGTCAACCAGTCAAGAGGATATAGATGAATTAAGAAAAATACTTTAG
- a CDS encoding DUF6556 family protein codes for MKSTNRKEHGSALTKLQKFLTFIGSILGIITACITIYTFTAKSTVVSTSPSSSISSSSSTNTNTSSAVSPTINIQAPTSSSTETTAPSQTETSSTVDHSSSSTTTETSSSQEIQTSITDTTSSTENSTEASTSSSQE; via the coding sequence ATGAAATCAACAAATAGAAAAGAACATGGTTCTGCCTTAACAAAACTACAAAAGTTTTTAACCTTCATCGGTTCGATTTTAGGAATTATTACTGCTTGTATTACCATTTATACCTTCACTGCAAAATCAACAGTAGTCAGTACTAGTCCTAGTAGCTCGATAAGCTCATCCAGTTCTACTAACACTAATACATCTTCAGCAGTTAGCCCAACCATCAATATACAAGCACCAACAAGTTCAAGTACTGAAACGACTGCTCCTAGCCAAACTGAAACTAGCTCTACAGTAGATCACAGCAGTTCGTCAACAACTACAGAAACTTCATCTAGTCAAGAAATCCAAACAAGTATAACAGATACAACGAGTAGTACAGAAAACTCTACTGAAGCATCCACAAGTTCTTCCCAAGAATAA
- a CDS encoding cysteine desulfurase family protein, translating to MIYFDNAATTQVYPEVLKTYTEVATKIWGNPSSLHNLGSQATRILEASRKQIGELLGKDSKEIFFTSGGTEGDNWVIKGVAFEKAHLGKHIIVSAIEHPAVKESALWLKTQGFEVDLAPVNAQGFVDVSALESLIRPDTTLVSVMAVNNEIGAIQPIQEISQLLADKPTISFHVDAVQAIGKVPTEQYLTDRVDFASFSGHKFHSVRGVGFVYVKAGKKIAPLLTGGGQESDKRSTTENVAAIAATAKALRLTLDKAVESQKRLTAMKQILVDELGKYADVTVFSGLEDFVPNIVTFGIKNIRGEVIVHAFEDHQIYISTTSACSSKAGKPAGTLIAMGVPQKLAQTAVRISLDDDNDMGQIEQFLTIFKQIYHNTQKVR from the coding sequence ATGATTTATTTTGACAACGCAGCCACGACCCAGGTATACCCAGAAGTGTTGAAGACCTATACGGAAGTGGCGACAAAAATTTGGGGCAACCCCTCTAGTCTGCACAACCTGGGTAGCCAGGCGACACGGATTTTAGAGGCATCTCGCAAGCAAATAGGAGAGCTTCTCGGCAAGGACAGCAAGGAAATCTTTTTCACCTCAGGTGGTACAGAAGGTGATAACTGGGTCATCAAGGGCGTGGCTTTTGAAAAGGCACATCTGGGCAAGCACATCATTGTGTCAGCTATTGAGCATCCAGCGGTAAAGGAGTCAGCTCTATGGCTCAAAACCCAAGGTTTTGAGGTGGATTTGGCTCCGGTCAATGCCCAAGGTTTTGTGGATGTTTCAGCCTTAGAAAGCTTGATTCGTCCAGATACCACATTGGTTTCTGTCATGGCCGTCAACAATGAAATTGGTGCCATTCAGCCCATTCAGGAAATCTCCCAGCTCTTAGCTGATAAACCGACCATCTCCTTCCACGTGGATGCGGTGCAGGCAATCGGCAAGGTGCCAACGGAACAGTATCTGACAGACCGAGTTGATTTTGCTAGTTTTTCAGGTCACAAATTCCACTCTGTCAGAGGAGTAGGCTTCGTCTATGTCAAAGCAGGCAAGAAAATTGCTCCGCTATTGACAGGAGGGGGACAGGAAAGCGACAAACGCTCAACCACGGAAAATGTGGCTGCTATCGCTGCAACGGCTAAGGCGCTCCGCTTGACCTTGGACAAAGCAGTAGAAAGCCAGAAGCGACTGACAGCTATGAAGCAGATCCTGGTGGATGAATTGGGGAAGTATGCTGATGTGACAGTCTTTTCTGGACTAGAGGACTTCGTGCCCAACATTGTGACCTTCGGGATTAAAAACATTCGTGGCGAAGTCATCGTCCATGCCTTTGAAGACCACCAGATTTATATTTCGACCACGTCGGCCTGCTCGTCTAAGGCAGGGAAACCTGCGGGTACACTAATTGCCATGGGTGTTCCGCAGAAGTTGGCTCAAACTGCCGTCCGTATCAGCTTAGACGATGATAACGACATGGGGCAAATCGAGCAATTTCTCACCATTTTCAAGCAAATTTATCACAATACACAGAAAGTAAGGTAG
- the thiI gene encoding tRNA uracil 4-sulfurtransferase ThiI, with translation MNYSEIMIRYGELSTKGKNKMRFVNKLRNNIKHVLSVYPEVTVYFDRDRGHVYLNGADYQEVSASLKKIFGIQNFAPSYKIEKSVPALKEAVVEIMQSIYKEGMTFKIAARRSDHSFELDSRDLNQVLGDAVFTAIPNVQVQMKSPDITLRVEIRPDAAYISHEEIKGAGGLPVGTSGKGTLMLSGGIDSPVAGYLALKRGVEIEALHFASPPYTSPGALKKAHDLTRKLTAFGGNITFIEVPFTEIQEEIKEKAPEAYLMTLTRRFMMRITDRVREERGAMVIINGESLGQVASQTLESMQAINAVTSTPVIRPVVTMDKLEIIDIAQEIDTFDISIQPFEDCCTIFAPDRPKTNPKIKNVEQYEARMDVEGLVERAVAGIIVTEITPKEEVQDEVDSLIADLL, from the coding sequence ATGAACTATTCAGAAATTATGATTCGCTATGGCGAATTGTCAACCAAAGGGAAAAACAAGATGCGGTTTGTCAACAAACTCCGCAATAATATCAAGCATGTCCTTTCAGTCTATCCAGAAGTGACCGTTTATTTTGACCGTGACCGTGGTCATGTCTATTTGAATGGGGCGGATTATCAGGAAGTGTCAGCTTCTTTGAAGAAGATTTTTGGTATCCAAAATTTTGCACCGTCTTATAAGATTGAAAAGTCAGTTCCAGCCTTGAAAGAAGCGGTTGTGGAGATTATGCAGTCTATTTACAAGGAAGGGATGACCTTCAAGATTGCGGCACGTCGTAGCGACCACAGTTTTGAATTGGACAGTCGTGACCTCAACCAAGTTCTTGGGGATGCGGTTTTTACAGCCATTCCTAATGTACAGGTGCAGATGAAGTCGCCAGATATTACGCTGCGAGTGGAAATTCGTCCTGATGCAGCCTATATTTCCCATGAAGAAATCAAGGGAGCAGGTGGTCTGCCAGTTGGAACATCTGGAAAAGGAACGCTTATGTTATCAGGTGGTATTGATTCGCCTGTTGCGGGTTATTTGGCCCTAAAACGTGGTGTGGAAATTGAAGCGCTTCACTTTGCTAGCCCTCCATATACCAGCCCAGGTGCCCTTAAAAAAGCCCATGATTTGACCCGTAAACTGACAGCCTTTGGTGGCAATATCACCTTTATCGAAGTGCCGTTTACAGAAATTCAAGAGGAAATCAAGGAAAAGGCCCCTGAAGCCTACTTGATGACCTTGACCCGTCGTTTCATGATGCGAATTACAGACCGAGTTCGTGAAGAGCGTGGTGCTATGGTTATTATCAATGGCGAAAGTCTAGGACAGGTGGCAAGTCAGACCTTGGAATCTATGCAGGCCATCAATGCAGTAACTAGTACGCCTGTTATCCGCCCTGTCGTTACCATGGACAAGTTGGAAATCATAGACATTGCTCAAGAAATTGATACCTTCGATATTTCCATCCAGCCATTTGAGGATTGCTGTACCATCTTTGCACCAGACCGTCCAAAGACTAATCCTAAGATTAAAAATGTCGAGCAATACGAAGCCCGCATGGATGTAGAAGGTTTGGTAGAACGAGCTGTGGCTGGGATTATCGTCACTGAAATCACACCGAAAGAAGAAGTGCAGGATGAAGTGGATAGTTTGATTGCTGATTTATTGTAA
- the brnQ gene encoding branched-chain amino acid transport system II carrier protein produces the protein MKKGALTGLLLFGMFFGAGNLIFPPALGVLSGENFWPAILGFVVSGVGIAVIALIVGTLNPKGYAHEISRKISPAFATVYLVALYLSIGPFFAIPRTATTSFEIGIAPLLGEANLGIWLFGFTALYFVAAYLIALNPSQILNSIGRILTPVFAILIVILVVLGAIKYGSTSPLPAAEAYSAGQAFGTGFIEGYNTLDALAAVAFSVVAVNTLKQLGFSSKKEYISTIWSVGLIVALAFSALYVGLAFLGNHFPVPADVLASDTNKGVYVLSQATQAIFGPSAQIFLAAMVIVTCFTTTAGLIVSSGEFFAERFPRFSYKVYATAFTLIGFGIANLGLSKIIAFSIPVLLILYPITICIVLITIVNKFVPLSKYGMQLTVGLVTALSLVEVLAGQFGWKAISTIISALPLAGQSLAWLLPALVGIVLSVFLPNKQESEVFEM, from the coding sequence ATGAAAAAAGGAGCCTTAACAGGTCTACTCCTGTTTGGTATGTTTTTTGGTGCAGGAAACTTGATTTTTCCGCCTGCACTTGGTGTCTTATCTGGTGAGAATTTCTGGCCAGCTATTTTAGGATTTGTTGTATCGGGTGTCGGTATTGCCGTCATTGCCTTGATTGTCGGAACATTGAACCCCAAAGGCTATGCACATGAGATTTCACGCAAGATTTCGCCTGCCTTTGCAACGGTTTATCTTGTTGCCTTGTATTTGTCCATCGGTCCTTTCTTTGCCATTCCGCGTACGGCTACAACGTCCTTTGAAATTGGTATTGCGCCATTGTTGGGCGAAGCAAACCTTGGAATTTGGTTATTTGGTTTTACGGCTCTCTACTTTGTGGCAGCCTACCTGATTGCCCTCAATCCATCTCAGATTTTGAATAGTATTGGTCGTATTTTGACACCAGTATTCGCTATTTTGATTGTTATTTTGGTTGTTCTAGGAGCTATCAAGTATGGTTCGACCAGTCCTCTGCCAGCAGCAGAAGCTTACTCAGCTGGACAGGCTTTTGGTACAGGATTTATTGAAGGCTATAACACTTTGGATGCTCTTGCGGCGGTTGCCTTTAGTGTGGTAGCTGTCAATACCTTGAAACAACTTGGTTTTTCAAGTAAAAAGGAATACATATCTACCATTTGGTCAGTAGGCCTTATTGTAGCCTTGGCTTTCTCAGCGCTTTATGTTGGTTTGGCCTTCCTTGGAAATCACTTCCCAGTCCCAGCAGATGTTTTGGCATCAGATACGAACAAGGGTGTCTATGTTTTATCTCAAGCAACTCAAGCTATTTTTGGACCAAGTGCTCAAATTTTCTTAGCCGCTATGGTTATCGTAACCTGCTTCACTACAACAGCTGGTTTGATTGTGTCTTCTGGTGAATTTTTCGCTGAGCGTTTTCCACGTTTTAGCTACAAAGTATATGCGACTGCCTTTACCTTGATTGGTTTTGGGATTGCCAATCTTGGTTTGAGTAAGATTATTGCCTTCTCTATTCCAGTTCTTTTGATTCTCTATCCAATTACCATCTGTATCGTTTTAATTACCATTGTCAACAAATTTGTACCGCTTTCAAAATATGGTATGCAGTTGACAGTTGGTCTAGTAACAGCTTTGTCATTGGTAGAAGTTTTGGCTGGCCAATTTGGTTGGAAAGCTATTTCAACAATCATTTCAGCTCTGCCATTAGCCGGACAATCATTAGCCTGGTTATTGCCTGCTCTTGTCGGAATCGTTCTTTCAGTTTTCTTGCCAAACAAGCAGGAGAGCGAAGTTTTTGAAATGTAA
- the rplU gene encoding 50S ribosomal protein L21, whose protein sequence is MSTYAIIKTGGKQVKVEVGQAIYVEKLNVEAGQEVTFEEVVLVGGEKTVVGTPLVAGATVVGTVEKQGKQKKVVTFKYKPKKGSHRKQGHRQPYTKVVINAINA, encoded by the coding sequence ATGAGCACATACGCAATCATTAAAACTGGCGGCAAACAAGTTAAAGTTGAAGTCGGTCAAGCTATCTACGTTGAAAAATTGAACGTTGAAGCAGGTCAAGAAGTTACTTTCGAAGAAGTAGTTCTTGTTGGTGGTGAGAAAACTGTTGTGGGTACTCCACTTGTAGCAGGCGCTACTGTTGTTGGTACTGTTGAAAAACAAGGTAAACAGAAAAAAGTTGTTACCTTCAAGTACAAACCTAAAAAAGGTAGCCACCGCAAACAAGGTCACCGTCAACCTTACACAAAAGTTGTTATCAACGCTATCAACGCTTAA
- the rpmA gene encoding 50S ribosomal protein L27 has translation MLNLNLANLQFMAHKKGGGSTSNGRDSQAKRLGAKAADGQTVSGGSILYRQRGTKIYPGANVGRGGDDTLYAKVEGVVRFERKGRDKKQVSVYPIAK, from the coding sequence ATGTTAAACTTGAATCTTGCTAACTTGCAATTTATGGCCCACAAAAAAGGTGGAGGTTCAACGTCAAACGGTCGTGATTCACAAGCGAAACGCCTTGGTGCGAAAGCTGCTGACGGCCAAACTGTATCAGGTGGTTCAATCCTTTACCGCCAACGTGGTACTAAAATCTACCCAGGAGCTAACGTAGGTCGTGGTGGAGATGACACTCTTTACGCTAAAGTAGAAGGCGTTGTACGCTTTGAACGTAAAGGTCGCGATAAGAAACAAGTATCTGTTTACCCAATCGCAAAATAA
- a CDS encoding LysR family transcriptional regulator encodes MNIQQLRYVVAIANSGTFREAAEKMYVSQPSLSISIRDLEKEIGFQIFNRTSSGTFLTKEGMDFYEKAQALVKGFDQFENRYLQPEEGEKIFSISSQHYDFLPPLITEFSKEHPQYKNLRIFESTTVQILDEVAQGYSELGIIYLNGRNTKGIMQKLEKLKLEVEDLIAFQTHIYIRKDHPLTSKSEVELNDLVGLPTVRFTQEKEAYLYYSENLIDTSDSSVTFDVTDRATLNGILERTDAYATGSGFLDSESVNGITVIPIKDQIDNRMVYVKRADGELSQCALDFIEMMHQYFDAKKG; translated from the coding sequence ATGAATATTCAACAATTACGGTACGTTGTTGCCATTGCCAACAGTGGTACATTTCGAGAGGCGGCAGAGAAAATGTATGTGTCCCAGCCTAGTCTGTCCATTTCCATTCGTGACTTGGAAAAAGAGATTGGTTTTCAAATTTTTAACCGAACAAGTTCGGGAACCTTTCTGACCAAAGAGGGCATGGATTTTTACGAAAAAGCTCAAGCTTTGGTTAAGGGCTTTGACCAATTTGAAAATCGTTATTTGCAACCTGAAGAAGGGGAAAAGATTTTTTCCATTTCCAGTCAGCACTATGACTTTTTACCACCGTTGATAACAGAATTCTCAAAGGAACATCCTCAGTACAAAAATCTCCGAATTTTTGAATCAACAACGGTTCAAATTTTAGATGAAGTGGCCCAAGGATATAGCGAACTAGGGATTATTTATCTGAATGGTCGCAATACAAAAGGCATTATGCAGAAATTGGAAAAGCTCAAGTTAGAAGTGGAGGACCTGATAGCCTTTCAAACACATATCTATATTCGGAAAGACCATCCTTTGACAAGCAAGTCTGAGGTTGAGTTGAATGATTTAGTTGGTCTTCCGACAGTGCGATTCACTCAGGAAAAAGAAGCTTATCTTTATTACTCTGAAAATCTAATTGATACGTCAGACTCGTCTGTTACTTTTGATGTAACAGATCGTGCCACTTTGAATGGTATTTTGGAGCGGACCGATGCCTATGCGACAGGCTCTGGCTTCCTAGATAGTGAAAGTGTGAACGGGATTACGGTCATTCCAATTAAAGATCAAATTGATAATCGCATGGTCTATGTTAAACGAGCTGATGGAGAATTAAGCCAATGTGCTTTAGATTTTATTGAAATGATGCATCAATATTTTGATGCGAAGAAAGGTTAG
- the lspA gene encoding signal peptidase II: MRKFGFPILAVVLIGLDQLVKAWTVANIELDTVEPFLPGFMSLAYLRNYGAAWSILQNQQWFFTIVTIAAVTGLIWYYVKQIKGNLWTLFSLALMISGALGNFIDRIRLGYVVDMFHLDFISFPVFNVADMCLSVGVGILFICIMKEESNGSKS, encoded by the coding sequence ATGAGAAAGTTTGGATTTCCAATTCTGGCAGTTGTTTTGATAGGTCTTGACCAGCTTGTCAAGGCTTGGACAGTTGCCAATATTGAATTAGATACGGTTGAGCCATTTCTTCCAGGATTTATGAGTTTAGCCTATTTGCGAAATTATGGAGCGGCTTGGTCTATCTTACAAAATCAGCAGTGGTTTTTCACGATTGTAACAATCGCAGCTGTGACCGGTTTGATTTGGTATTATGTGAAGCAAATCAAGGGTAACCTGTGGACCTTGTTTAGCTTGGCTTTGATGATTTCTGGGGCCTTGGGGAATTTTATTGATCGAATTCGTCTTGGTTATGTAGTGGATATGTTCCACTTGGATTTTATCAGTTTCCCAGTATTTAATGTGGCGGATATGTGTTTGTCTGTCGGTGTAGGAATTTTGTTTATTTGTATCATGAAAGAAGAGAGTAATGGAAGTAAGAGTTGA
- a CDS encoding RluA family pseudouridine synthase encodes MEVRVEIGGIRLDKALADLTDLSRSVANEQIKNGQVLVNGQPKKAKYSVQAGDILTYQVPEVEEIDYVAEDIPLEIVYQDADVAVVNKPQGMVVHPSAGHTSGTLVNALLYHVKDLSGINGVLRPGIVHRIDKDTSGLLMIAKNDDAHTKLAAELKDKKSLRKYWAIVHGNLPNDRGMIEAPIGRSEKDRKKQAVTAKGKEAVTRFQVLERFGDYTLLELTLETGRTHQIRVHMAYIGHPVAGDEAYGPRKTLKGHGQFLHARTLGFTHPRTGEVVEFTAEAPAIFQETLEKLRKSNG; translated from the coding sequence ATGGAAGTAAGAGTTGAGATTGGTGGTATTCGTTTGGACAAGGCCTTGGCGGATTTGACAGATTTGTCCCGTTCAGTTGCCAATGAACAGATTAAAAATGGTCAGGTTTTGGTTAATGGCCAGCCTAAAAAAGCCAAATACAGTGTGCAGGCTGGTGATATCCTAACCTATCAGGTGCCAGAAGTAGAAGAAATTGACTATGTAGCAGAAGACATTCCCTTAGAAATTGTCTATCAGGATGCGGATGTGGCTGTGGTCAATAAACCTCAAGGGATGGTTGTTCACCCATCTGCGGGTCACACATCTGGTACACTGGTCAATGCGCTTTTGTATCATGTTAAGGATTTGTCAGGTATCAATGGTGTTCTTAGACCTGGAATTGTCCATCGGATTGACAAGGATACATCTGGCTTACTCATGATTGCCAAAAATGATGATGCCCATACAAAGCTGGCTGCTGAATTAAAAGACAAAAAGTCGCTTCGTAAATATTGGGCGATTGTTCATGGCAATCTGCCAAATGACCGTGGAATGATTGAAGCACCGATTGGGCGTTCTGAGAAAGACCGCAAGAAACAGGCTGTGACAGCCAAAGGGAAAGAAGCTGTGACACGTTTTCAAGTTTTGGAGCGTTTTGGGGATTACACCTTGCTAGAATTGACCTTGGAAACTGGACGGACACATCAAATCCGTGTCCATATGGCTTATATCGGTCATCCAGTAGCAGGGGATGAGGCCTACGGTCCTAGAAAGACACTAAAGGGACATGGTCAGTTTCTCCATGCCAGAACGCTTGGATTTACCCATCCGAGAACTGGGGAAGTAGTGGAGTTTACGGCAGAAGCGCCAGCTATTTTCCAGGAAACACTTGAAAAACTACGCAAGTCAAATGGCTGA
- a CDS encoding zinc ribbon domain-containing protein YjdM, with translation METLPNCPKCHSEYVYEDGALLVCPECAYEWNPADVAEEESGPVAIDANGNRLADGDTVTLIKDLKVKGAPKDLKQGTRVKGIRIVEGDHNIDCKIDGFGAMKLKSEFVKKI, from the coding sequence ATGGAAACTTTACCAAATTGTCCAAAATGTCATTCTGAATATGTTTATGAAGACGGCGCCCTATTGGTTTGCCCTGAGTGTGCTTATGAGTGGAACCCAGCAGATGTAGCTGAGGAAGAAAGTGGACCTGTTGCAATTGATGCGAACGGTAATCGTTTGGCGGATGGCGACACGGTAACTCTGATTAAGGACTTGAAAGTCAAGGGTGCGCCTAAAGACTTGAAACAAGGTACACGCGTGAAGGGTATCCGTATCGTTGAGGGTGACCACAATATCGACTGTAAGATTGATGGTTTTGGTGCCATGAAGTTAAAATCAGAATTTGTGAAAAAAATCTAA
- a CDS encoding Pr6Pr family membrane protein, translated as MKNQTILFYSRCLLAVLAITGTVLEIVKYGIGMLMYYTVLSNLLVSIFAVYMVLAMKKGEDLQAPCFLRIKAAVTMSIMITCVVYHLMLAPLADDFWRVENMLCHYIVPIYFLLDTLLVDRQQQYKWFDPIWWTLLPVLYMIFGLVNGLFIKIPIPDAKDSPFAYFFLNVPKYGWPYVLTYAGTIFVAYLVFGFVLTGVKSVTVRRNLLNR; from the coding sequence ATGAAGAATCAAACTATTTTATTCTATAGTCGGTGCTTGTTGGCAGTTTTGGCTATTACAGGAACTGTCTTGGAAATTGTAAAGTACGGTATCGGTATGCTTATGTACTATACGGTGCTTTCAAACCTCTTGGTATCTATCTTTGCGGTTTATATGGTGCTTGCCATGAAGAAGGGTGAGGATTTACAGGCTCCTTGTTTTCTTCGTATAAAGGCTGCGGTAACCATGTCTATTATGATTACCTGTGTGGTCTATCACTTGATGTTGGCACCTCTTGCAGATGATTTTTGGCGAGTGGAAAATATGCTATGCCACTATATTGTTCCGATTTATTTCTTGTTAGATACCCTACTTGTCGACCGTCAGCAACAGTACAAGTGGTTTGACCCGATTTGGTGGACACTTTTACCAGTTCTCTACATGATTTTTGGGCTTGTTAATGGTCTTTTTATCAAAATTCCTATCCCTGATGCTAAGGACAGTCCCTTTGCTTATTTCTTCCTCAATGTTCCCAAATATGGATGGCCTTATGTACTGACCTATGCAGGCACGATTTTCGTGGCCTATCTGGTTTTTGGCTTTGTTTTGACTGGTGTAAAATCCGTCACTGTCCGTCGTAATCTGCTAAACAGGTAA
- the pyrR gene encoding bifunctional pyr operon transcriptional regulator/uracil phosphoribosyltransferase PyrR produces the protein MKTKEIVDDMTMKRAITRITYEIIERNKNLDNIVLAGIKTRGVFIAKRIQERLKQLEGIDVPLGELDTKPFRDDVKVKEDTTNMTADVNDRDVILVDDVLYTGRTIRAAIDNVVSLGRPARVSLAVLVDRGHRELPIRADYVGKNIPTSRSEEIIVHMAEIDGQDSVLLVEGA, from the coding sequence ATGAAGACAAAAGAAATCGTTGACGATATGACCATGAAACGGGCCATCACCCGTATCACCTATGAAATTATCGAGCGGAACAAAAATTTGGATAATATTGTTCTGGCAGGTATAAAAACCCGCGGGGTGTTCATTGCTAAACGTATTCAGGAAAGGCTGAAACAGTTAGAGGGGATTGATGTTCCACTGGGTGAATTGGATACCAAGCCTTTCCGTGATGATGTAAAAGTCAAAGAAGATACGACAAACATGACTGCTGATGTGAATGATCGTGATGTTATTTTGGTGGATGATGTGCTTTATACTGGGCGAACAATTCGTGCGGCTATTGACAACGTAGTTTCCTTGGGGCGACCAGCTCGTGTTAGTCTGGCTGTTCTGGTTGACCGTGGTCACAGAGAACTACCTATTCGAGCGGACTATGTTGGAAAGAACATTCCGACTAGCCGTTCGGAAGAAATCATCGTTCACATGGCTGAAATCGATGGTCAGGATTCTGTCCTCCTAGTCGAGGGAGCTTAG